The proteins below are encoded in one region of Heliangelus exortis chromosome 22, bHelExo1.hap1, whole genome shotgun sequence:
- the LOC139806458 gene encoding ectonucleoside triphosphate diphosphohydrolase 8-like isoform X3 codes for MASPASTAAPGWKERLRSGTPPGHPCPTSDAISTLQAMGLLRALGWGTAALLGVLGMAAFLLVLTPAKDALLPARHKYGLVFDAGSTHTALYVYRWPRDKQNGTGIVSQVGTCTVSGPGISSYAEDPAGAGASLRPCLDKAMEIVPAEQQRETPTLLGATAGMRLLREQNSTKAQQVLAEVAKVIGEYPVEFRGARILTGNEEGSLGWITVNYLLETLVKFSFAEKWEHPRDTEVFGALDLGGASTQITFQPGVPIEDENTSVFFRLYGTNYSLYTHSYLCYGQNQALKMLLAALHQASRSLQVSHPCYPEGYQESIPTAELYNSPCVRAPGTPSSAEVLAVTGTGDPVGCHTAIRKLFNFSCGANRTCGFNGVYQPPLRGQFFAFSGLYYNFHFLNLTSRQPLSLVNATIWHLCNSSWEEVRSCPGDAHVSPGCQEHKSSGEAER; via the exons ATGGCAagcccagccagcactgctgccccgGGAtggaaggagaggctgagatCTGGGACCCCCCCCGgccatccctgccccacctctgATGCCATAAGCACCCTGCAAG CCATGGGCCTGTTGAGGGCACTGGGCTGGGGCACGGCGGCTCtactgggggtgctggggatggcCGCCTTCCTCCTGGTCCTGACCCCGGCCAAGGATGCCCTGCTTCCTGCAAGGCACAAA TATGGACTGGTGTTTGATGCTGGCTCCACACACACAGCTCTCTACGTGTACCGGTGGCCCCGGGACAAGCAGAACGGCACCGGCATCGTCTCCCAGGTGGGGACCTGCACTGTGTCTG GCCCCGGCATCTCCAGCTATGCAGAGGACCCCGCTGGGGCTGGAGCCAGCCTGAGGCCCTGCCTGGACAAGGCCATGGAGAttgtcccagcagagcagcagcgGGAGACCCCAACCCTCCTGGGGGCCACAGCAGGGATGAGGCTGCTGAG ggagcagaacAGCACCAAGGCCCAGCAGGTCTTGGCTGAGGTGGCCAAGGTGATTGGCGAGTACCCCGTGGAGTTCCGTGGAGCTCGGATCCTGACGGGGAATGAGGAGGGCTCCTTGGGTTGGATCACAGTCAACTACCTGCTGGAGACCCTCGTGAAG TTTTCCTTTGCAGAGAAATGGGAACATCCACGGGACACGGAGGTTTTTGGAGCTCTGGACCTTGGAGGAGCCTCAACACAAATCACCTTCCAGCCTGGAGTGCCCATTGAGGATGAGAACACTTCCGTCTTCTTCAGGCTTTACGGCACCAACTACTCCCTCTATACCCACAGCTACTTATGCTATGGGCAGAACCAGGCCCTGaagatgctgctggcagctcttcACCAG GCCAGCAGGTCTCTCCAGGTATCCCACCCCTGCTACCCCGAGGGATACCAGGAGAGCATCCCCACAGCAGAGCTCTACAACAGCCCCTGTGTCCGTGCACCCGGCACCCCCAGCTCCGCAGAGGTCCTGGCagtgacagggacaggggaccCAGTGGGATGTCACACGGCCATCCGGAAACTCTTCAACTTCAGCTGTGGGGCCAACAGGACGTGCGGGTTCAACGGGGTCTATCAGCCCCCCCTGCGGGGACAGTTCTTT GCCTTTTCAGGGCTTTATTACAACTTCCACTTTCTGAACCTGACCAGCAGGCAGCCCCTGAGCTTGGTCAATGCCACCATCTGGCACTTGTgcaacagcagctgggaggaggtgagATCCTGCCCAGGAGATGCCCACGTTTCCCCCGG CTGTCAGGAGCACAAAAGctctggagaggcagagagatgA
- the TMEM203 gene encoding transmembrane protein 203, translating to MLFSLRELVQWLGFATFELFLHGLALLAFSVLLVLKVDGQAPALSWWFVFVPFFAADGLSTYFTTIVSVRLFQDGEKRLAVLRLFWILTILSLKFVFEMLLCQKLVEHTRELWYGLIMSPVFILLQLLMIRACRVN from the coding sequence ATGCTGTTCTCCCTGCGGGAGCTGGTGCAGTGGTTGGGTTTCGCCACCTTCGAGCTGTTCCTGCACGGCCTGGCCCTGCTGGCCTTCTCcgtgctgctggtgctgaaggTGGACGGGCAGGCCCCGGCTCTCTCCTGGTGGTTCGTCTTCGTCCCTTTTTTCGCCGCCGACGGGCTCAGCACTTATTTCACCACCATCGTCTCGGTGAGGCTTTTCCAGGACGGGGAGAAACGTTTGGCCGTGCTGCGGCTCTTCTGGATCCTCACCATCCTCAGCCTCAAGTTCGTCTTTgagatgctgctgtgccagaaGCTGGTGGAGCACACGCGGGAGCTGTGGTACGGGCTCATCATGTCCCCCGtcttcatcctcctccagctcctcatgATCCGCGCTTGCCGGGTCAACTGA
- the ENTPD8 gene encoding ectonucleoside triphosphate diphosphohydrolase 8: MDYKGKALTGLQAATCVFSLIALILTVVNVRDVLLPPSTKYGLVFDAGSTHTALYVYQWPGDKQNGTGIVSQVGTCTVSGPGISSYAEDPAGAGASLRPCLDKAMEIVPAEQQRETPTLLGATAGMRLLREQNSTKAQQVLAEVAKVIGEYPVEFRGARILTGNEEGSLGWITVNYLLETLVKFSFAEKWEHPRDTEVFGALDLGGASTQITFQPGVPIEDENTSVFFRLYGTNYSLYTHSYLCYGQNQALKMLLAALHQASRSLQVSHPCYPEGYQESIPTAELYNSPCVRAPGTPSSAEVLAVTGTGDPVGCHTAIRKLFNFSCGANRTCGFNGIYQPPLRGQFFAFAGFYYTFSFLNLTSHQSLKEVNSTIQTFCKKSWAELEKSFPQAKQFLPTYCSVAIYILTLLLDGYKFTEQTWSSIHFSQQAGSTDMGWPLGFMLNFTTMIPTEAMEDAKVQQPSLWAGAVSFIVLAMVAGLGGILLQCFWDTE, translated from the exons ATGGACTACAAAGGCAAGGCTCTGACAGGTCTGCAGGCAGCTACCTGTGTCTTCAGCCTCATTGCTCTCATTCTGACCGTCGTCAATGTGAGGGATGTGCTTCTGCCACCCAGCACCAAG TATGGACTGGTGTTTGATGCTGGCTCCACACACACAGCTCTCTACGTGTACCAGTGGCCCGGGGACAAGCAGAACGGCACCGGCATCGTCTCCCAGGTGGGGACCTGCACTGTGTCTG GCCCCGGCATCTCCAGCTATGCAGAGGACCCCGCTGGGGCTGGAGCCAGCCTGAGGCCCTGCCTGGACAAGGCCATGGAGAttgtcccagcagagcagcagcgGGAGACCCCAACCCTCCTGGGGGCCACAGCAGGGATGAGGCTGCTGAG ggagcagaacAGCACCAAGGCCCAGCAGGTCTTGGCTGAGGTGGCCAAGGTGATTGGCGAGTACCCCGTGGAGTTCCGTGGAGCTCGGATCCTGACGGGGAATGAGGAGGGCTCCTTGGGTTGGATCACAGTCAACTACCTGCTGGAGACCCTCGTGAAG TTTTCCTTTGCAGAGAAATGGGAACATCCGCGGGACACGGAGGTTTTTGGAGCTCTGGACCTTGGAGGAGCCTCAACACAAATCACCTTCCAGCCTGGAGTGCCCATTGAGGATGAGAACACTTCCGTCTTCTTCAGGCTTTACGGCACCAACTACTCCCTCTATACCCACAGCTACTTATGCTATGGGCAGAACCAGGCCCTGaagatgctgctggcagctcttcACCAG GCCAGCAGGTCTCTCCAGGTATCCCACCCCTGCTACCCCGAGGGATACCAGGAGAGCATCCCCACAGCAGAGCTCTACAACAGCCCCTGTGTCCGTGCACCCGGCACCCCCAGCTCCGCAGAGGTCCTGGCagtgacagggacaggggaccCAGTGGGATGTCACACGGCCATCCGGAAACTCTTCAACTTCAGCTGTGGGGCCAACAGGACGTGCGGGTTCAACGGGATCTATCAGCCCCCCCTGCGGGGACAGTTCTTT GCCTTTGCTGGGTTCTACTACACCTTCAGCTTCCTGAACCTGACCAGCCATCAGTCTCTAAAAGAAGTCAACTCCACTATCCAGACCTTCTGCAAGaagagctgggcagag CTGGAGAAAAGTTTCCCACAGGCCAAGCAGTTCCTCCCCACCTACTGCTCTGTGGCAATTTACATTTTGACTTTGCTGCTGGATGGCTACAAATTCACTGAGCAGACCTGGAGCAGCATCCACTTCAGCCAGCAG GCAGGAAGCACAGACATGGGATGGCCGCTGGGCTTCATGCTGAACTTCACCACCATGATCCCCACAGAGGCCATGGAAGATGCCAAGGTGCAGCAGCCCAGCCTCTGGGCAGGGGCTGTCTCCTTCATCGTGCTGGCCATGGTGGCAGGACTGGGGGGTATTCTGCTCCAGTGTTTCTGGGACACTGAGTAG
- the LOC139806461 gene encoding ectonucleoside triphosphate diphosphohydrolase 8-like translates to MVFANKKHFPTAIIGVLVAFSIVALVLSLVKTDDVTLPPVVKYGLVFDAGSSHTSLFVYEWDSDKENDTGVVSQTLSCDVQGQGISSYAKDPPKAGDSLRACLETALKVIPAGKQRDVPVYLGATAGMRLLREQNSSSAAQILAEAAKTIQEYPVAFKGARILTGEEEGAYGWITINYLLDSFTKYSPKAHTWVHPEAASILGALDLGGASTQISFVPEGSVRNWSETSTFTLYGYNYNIYTQSYLCYGQNEILKRLAKELIVEAAFSSRVEHPCYPKDFKETISLSSFSTSPCTNQSDPGLAFGDRDVTLEGSGNASACLAALRKLFNFSACEQIQDCTFDGVTQPPLTGQFVAFSAFYYNFKFLNLTKGQPLATVRETIKDFCTRSWEDLSSSYPDENPQRLSKYCTNANYILTLLSAYKFNESSWNNIFFQMKAGSADIGWTLGYMLNLTNMIPGEAPARRKAQLPSLWAAAIAFIILTLTLGFAALLLLLWGK, encoded by the exons ATGGTATTTGCCAACaagaagcacttccccactgCCATCATCGGGGTGCTGGTTGCATTTTCCATCGTTGCCCTTGTCCTCAGCCTGGTGAAGACTGACGATGTCACCCTGCCACCCGTGGTCAAG tatGGACTGGTGTTTGATGCAGGCTCATCTCACACCTCCCTCTTTGTCTACGAGTGGGACTCAGACAAGGAGAACGACACGGGGGTGGTCAGCCAGACCTTGTCCTGTGATGTCCAGG GACAAGGTATATCAAGCTATGCCAAGGATCCCCCAAAAGCTGGAGATTCCCTACGAGCGTGCCTGGAAACAGCCCTGAAGGTCATTCCTGCTGGGAAACAGAGGGATGTCCCAGTATATCTTGGAGCAACAGCAGGCATGAGGCTGCTGAG GGAACAGAACAGCTCATCTGCAGCCCAAATCCTGGCTGAAGCTGCTAAAACCATACAAGAGTATCCTGTGGCCTTCAAAGGGGCTCGAAtcctcacaggagaggaggaaggggctTATGGCTGGATCACCATCAACTACCTGCTGGATTCCTTCACCAAG TACTCCCCCAAAGCACACACCTGGGTTCATCCAGAGGCAGCCAGCATTTTGGGAGCACTGGATCTTGGAGGAGCATCCACTCAAATCAGCTTTGTGCCTGAAGGTTCAGTGAGGAACTGGAGTGAAACCTCCACGTTTACACTCTATGGGTACAACTACAACATCTACACCCAGAGCTACCTCTGCTACGGGCAGAATGAGATCCTGAAGAGACTGGCAAAGGAATTAATTGTG GAGGCAGCCTTCAGCTCACGAGTTGAGCATCCTTGCTACCCAAAAGACTTCAAGGAAACCATCTCCCTGTCATCCTTCAGCACCAGCCCCTGCACCAACCAGAGCGACCCAGGCCTGGCATTCGGTGACAGGGACGTCACCCTGGAGGGCAGTGGCAATGCCAGTGCCTGCCTGGCAGCCCTCAGGAAGCTTTTCAACTTCTCAGCCTGCGAGCAGATCCAGGACTGCACCTTCGATGGTGTCACCCAACCCCCCCTCACCGGGCAGTTCGTG GCTTTCTCTGCCTTTTACTACAACTTCAAGTTTCTCAACCTGACCAAGGGGCAGCCTCTGGCCACTGTCAGGGAAACCATCAAGGATTTctgcacaagaagctgggaagAT CTGTCTTCCAGTTACCCTGATGAGAATCCTCAGCGACTGTCAAAATACTGCACCAATGCCAACTACATCCTCACACTGCTCAGTGCCTACAAGTTCAACGAGAGCAGCTGGAACAACATCTTCTTTCAGATGAAG GCAGGGAGTGCAGACATTGGTTGGACCCTGGGCTACATGCTGAACCTCACCAACATGATCCCAGGGGAGGCTCCAGCACGGAGGAAGGCACAGCTTCCTTCCCTCTGGGCTGCAGCCATTGCCTTCATCATCCTCACCCTCACCTTGGGCTTTGCAGCCCTACTTCTGCTCTTGTGGGGGAAGTAG
- the LOC139806458 gene encoding ectonucleoside triphosphate diphosphohydrolase 8-like isoform X2 yields the protein MGLLRALGWGTAALLGVLGMAAFLLVLTPAKDALLPARHKYGLVFDAGSTHTALYVYRWPRDKQNGTGIVSQVGTCTVSGPGISSYAEDPAGAGASLRPCLDKAMEIVPAEQQRETPTLLGATAGMRLLREQNSTKAQQVLAEVAKVIGEYPVEFRGARILTGNEEGSLGWITVNYLLETLVKFSFAEKWEHPRDTEVFGALDLGGASTQITFQPGVPIEDENTSVFFRLYGTNYSLYTHSYLCYGQNQALKMLLAALHQASRSLQVSHPCYPEGYQESIPTAELYNSPCVRAPGTPSSAEVLAVTGTGDPVGCHTAIRKLFNFSCGANRTCGFNGVYQPPLRGQFFAFSGLYYNFHFLNLTSRQPLSLVNATIWHLCNSSWEEVQKNFPTLSRTQLRDACAVSSYILTLLQGYKFNSVTWPNIHFVQQVADVDVGWTLGYMLNLTNMMPSETPQRVVGLQRSSWIAATVLLAIMLILIFCLLTVTCCQRNSFGYQSL from the exons ATGGGCCTGTTGAGGGCACTGGGCTGGGGCACGGCGGCTCtactgggggtgctggggatggcCGCCTTCCTCCTGGTCCTGACCCCGGCCAAGGATGCCCTGCTTCCTGCAAGGCACAAA TATGGACTGGTGTTTGATGCTGGCTCCACACACACAGCTCTCTACGTGTACCGGTGGCCCCGGGACAAGCAGAACGGCACCGGCATCGTCTCCCAGGTGGGGACCTGCACTGTGTCTG GCCCCGGCATCTCCAGCTATGCAGAGGACCCCGCTGGGGCTGGAGCCAGCCTGAGGCCCTGCCTGGACAAGGCCATGGAGAttgtcccagcagagcagcagcgGGAGACCCCAACCCTCCTGGGGGCCACAGCAGGGATGAGGCTGCTGAG ggagcagaacAGCACCAAGGCCCAGCAGGTCTTGGCTGAGGTGGCCAAGGTGATTGGCGAGTACCCCGTGGAGTTCCGTGGAGCTCGGATCCTGACGGGGAATGAGGAGGGCTCCTTGGGTTGGATCACAGTCAACTACCTGCTGGAGACCCTCGTGAAG TTTTCCTTTGCAGAGAAATGGGAACATCCACGGGACACGGAGGTTTTTGGAGCTCTGGACCTTGGAGGAGCCTCAACACAAATCACCTTCCAGCCTGGAGTGCCCATTGAGGATGAGAACACTTCCGTCTTCTTCAGGCTTTACGGCACCAACTACTCCCTCTATACCCACAGCTACTTATGCTATGGGCAGAACCAGGCCCTGaagatgctgctggcagctcttcACCAG GCCAGCAGGTCTCTCCAGGTATCCCACCCCTGCTACCCCGAGGGATACCAGGAGAGCATCCCCACAGCAGAGCTCTACAACAGCCCCTGTGTCCGTGCACCCGGCACCCCCAGCTCCGCAGAGGTCCTGGCagtgacagggacaggggaccCAGTGGGATGTCACACGGCCATCCGGAAACTCTTCAACTTCAGCTGTGGGGCCAACAGGACGTGCGGGTTCAACGGGGTCTATCAGCCCCCCCTGCGGGGACAGTTCTTT GCCTTTTCAGGGCTTTATTACAACTTCCACTTTCTGAACCTGACCAGCAGGCAGCCCCTGAGCTTGGTCAATGCCACCATCTGGCACTTGTgcaacagcagctgggaggag gtGCAGAAGAATTTCCCCACCCTAAGCAGGACGCAGCTCCGGGATGCCTGTGCTGTCAGCTCCTACATCCTCACCCTTCTGCAAGGCTACAAATTCAACAGTGTGACCTGGCCTAACATCCACTTTGTCCAGCAG GTTGCTGATGTGGATGTGGGCTGGACTCTGGGCTACATGCTCAATCTCACCAACATGATGCCCTCAGAGACTCCCCAGAGGGTTGTGGGGctccagaggagcagctggatAGCAGCCACAGTTTTATTGGCCATCATGCTTATCCTCATCTTCTGCCTGCTCACAGTCACGTGCTGCCAGAGAAATTCCTTCGGTTACCAGAGCCTTTAG
- the LOC139806458 gene encoding ectonucleoside triphosphate diphosphohydrolase 8-like isoform X1 encodes MASPASTAAPGWKERLRSGTPPGHPCPTSDAISTLQAMGLLRALGWGTAALLGVLGMAAFLLVLTPAKDALLPARHKYGLVFDAGSTHTALYVYRWPRDKQNGTGIVSQVGTCTVSGPGISSYAEDPAGAGASLRPCLDKAMEIVPAEQQRETPTLLGATAGMRLLREQNSTKAQQVLAEVAKVIGEYPVEFRGARILTGNEEGSLGWITVNYLLETLVKFSFAEKWEHPRDTEVFGALDLGGASTQITFQPGVPIEDENTSVFFRLYGTNYSLYTHSYLCYGQNQALKMLLAALHQASRSLQVSHPCYPEGYQESIPTAELYNSPCVRAPGTPSSAEVLAVTGTGDPVGCHTAIRKLFNFSCGANRTCGFNGVYQPPLRGQFFAFSGLYYNFHFLNLTSRQPLSLVNATIWHLCNSSWEEVQKNFPTLSRTQLRDACAVSSYILTLLQGYKFNSVTWPNIHFVQQVADVDVGWTLGYMLNLTNMMPSETPQRVVGLQRSSWIAATVLLAIMLILIFCLLTVTCCQRNSFGYQSL; translated from the exons ATGGCAagcccagccagcactgctgccccgGGAtggaaggagaggctgagatCTGGGACCCCCCCCGgccatccctgccccacctctgATGCCATAAGCACCCTGCAAG CCATGGGCCTGTTGAGGGCACTGGGCTGGGGCACGGCGGCTCtactgggggtgctggggatggcCGCCTTCCTCCTGGTCCTGACCCCGGCCAAGGATGCCCTGCTTCCTGCAAGGCACAAA TATGGACTGGTGTTTGATGCTGGCTCCACACACACAGCTCTCTACGTGTACCGGTGGCCCCGGGACAAGCAGAACGGCACCGGCATCGTCTCCCAGGTGGGGACCTGCACTGTGTCTG GCCCCGGCATCTCCAGCTATGCAGAGGACCCCGCTGGGGCTGGAGCCAGCCTGAGGCCCTGCCTGGACAAGGCCATGGAGAttgtcccagcagagcagcagcgGGAGACCCCAACCCTCCTGGGGGCCACAGCAGGGATGAGGCTGCTGAG ggagcagaacAGCACCAAGGCCCAGCAGGTCTTGGCTGAGGTGGCCAAGGTGATTGGCGAGTACCCCGTGGAGTTCCGTGGAGCTCGGATCCTGACGGGGAATGAGGAGGGCTCCTTGGGTTGGATCACAGTCAACTACCTGCTGGAGACCCTCGTGAAG TTTTCCTTTGCAGAGAAATGGGAACATCCACGGGACACGGAGGTTTTTGGAGCTCTGGACCTTGGAGGAGCCTCAACACAAATCACCTTCCAGCCTGGAGTGCCCATTGAGGATGAGAACACTTCCGTCTTCTTCAGGCTTTACGGCACCAACTACTCCCTCTATACCCACAGCTACTTATGCTATGGGCAGAACCAGGCCCTGaagatgctgctggcagctcttcACCAG GCCAGCAGGTCTCTCCAGGTATCCCACCCCTGCTACCCCGAGGGATACCAGGAGAGCATCCCCACAGCAGAGCTCTACAACAGCCCCTGTGTCCGTGCACCCGGCACCCCCAGCTCCGCAGAGGTCCTGGCagtgacagggacaggggaccCAGTGGGATGTCACACGGCCATCCGGAAACTCTTCAACTTCAGCTGTGGGGCCAACAGGACGTGCGGGTTCAACGGGGTCTATCAGCCCCCCCTGCGGGGACAGTTCTTT GCCTTTTCAGGGCTTTATTACAACTTCCACTTTCTGAACCTGACCAGCAGGCAGCCCCTGAGCTTGGTCAATGCCACCATCTGGCACTTGTgcaacagcagctgggaggag gtGCAGAAGAATTTCCCCACCCTAAGCAGGACGCAGCTCCGGGATGCCTGTGCTGTCAGCTCCTACATCCTCACCCTTCTGCAAGGCTACAAATTCAACAGTGTGACCTGGCCTAACATCCACTTTGTCCAGCAG GTTGCTGATGTGGATGTGGGCTGGACTCTGGGCTACATGCTCAATCTCACCAACATGATGCCCTCAGAGACTCCCCAGAGGGTTGTGGGGctccagaggagcagctggatAGCAGCCACAGTTTTATTGGCCATCATGCTTATCCTCATCTTCTGCCTGCTCACAGTCACGTGCTGCCAGAGAAATTCCTTCGGTTACCAGAGCCTTTAG